attatttagtatttcttttttaatattatttactttttataatatatttaagataatatattatttactacaatatatttaaaatgctaTTTATCAGATCattaatttatctttaatattaatgttagtcAGTTTTTAATCAAACGTCGTTTCTTTCATCAGACAAGGGTGAGCAACAGTTATAACAATGACTCACCCTGCCTATTCCCGGCAATGTGTCCAGCCAGCACATGGACAAGATGGCGAAAAATGCAATTAGATGGATGTAGAAAAGGGTCTCCAAAATTGGAGGCTTTGGAATGTGTTTCGGCTTGATGGTGGGGTCAGGATCTGTCACGTGAAGCAGGCGTCCTCCTTCTTCCTCAGAACCCCGTCGTCTGATGTCCCTTGATGACACCAGACGTGACACAGTGTAAAGAAAGGAACTCTGCTGACTCGCCACTATCTGACACATGTTTTGTTGCTAAAATGAGAAAACAATTTCGGAATAAGATTATTGGTAACAATGAAGaagtatttttataacaaaaaatgaataatgtccttaaccagttaactgcgatggacgagtatacacgtgatCTTAAAATGCAAAATGGTACTGATTACTCAacggtaaattatttatttcttctgataaatgtgtaattattcttcgtttgactgtaatttttcgttagaatatattatagatgcatttgccttacttctgacgagtatacattttAGTCTTTGATATTATAACACCCTCTGTTAGAGATTATTCAAACTGAAATCCACAGTTAATTAGTTAACACTGGATTCGCTGAACTCGCCAATCTGACGGACATGAAACACTATAACCTATTGTATATAGCCGATTGCAACTACACGTATCCTAATTCTTCGCtcttaaatctctaattttcagCACCTACATGAGCATCAGTTCACTGAGCACCCAGTTACACTAGAAAAAAATCCAAGAAATTCTACAATGAACGtctataaatctagtgttaaagaattaaCGAAAGATTCATTGTGAACTTcagcataaaatattttctaagcgACTCCTTACTTCGGTAGTATAGTGGCCCTCCAACAAAGTGAAGAACATAGCGAACGCAGCTAGCGCGCCCACATAGACGAACGTCCAAATGGCCCTGACGCCCCATGATCCTCTCACGCTGGCCGTATGAGCGGAAACTTCTCTGCCCCTGCAACGAAACTCATCGCAGAGCCCGTAGTCGACGCTTATGAACAGTCCGACAATTATCGTGGTGCTCGAGAAGATCCGCTGCAAGCTCATCACTGAAACAAGCGTTCCTTATTATGACTACTTGTCCCGATTCCCGAAAGCCAGTCGTTAGAAGCAGATAAAGACAGATCGATCGCTCGTCGTCGTCGAAGAGAAAGATAATAGCTTCTACGGgcgaagaattaaataaaaaaagaaaaacagaaattcaaGCCAGGGGGATTTACTTTTTCGacagaagaagaaataatagaCCAGGGAGAAGACCAGGGTGATGCCTTTGATGGGGTCCTGAAGATGACAGAGCACCCTGCTCTGGTCCAAGCAGAGGGTGATCAGGATACCGGAGAGGGCGTAGACGAAACTTATTTTGAGCAGAGCGCAGCGGGGTATCTTGATTCTCATACTGTTGGGAATTAACGCCGGCGGAGGCGATACCCTTCCCACGACGAAACACGCTATCCCCAGAATGCATGTGGAGCTCAAGGCGGTAAAAAGGAGTCCTGAAATTGCAAGAGTAATGGAACAGgtcaattttcagtgaaatatgGGTATCGTTAATGTAGAGAGATTAATTGTACTCTATCTGTACCTacgaataacaataattttgtcattattattgttgtgaaatattattaacatccTACTGCTAgtgatatttgtaatattaatatataaacaaatcgAAAAGAACTAATTTTGCTATAGAGAAATTAATTCAACTCcatctatataaacaaataataatagtattattattactgtaatatattactgaaatattattactatttatatttagaatattaccatataaataatttgcaccttaaatactgaataaataatattattattacaacgtAGTAACAACATTGATGCCATTCCagataacaaaattataaatatagtttatacatACACcaaactattaacactagaactacgtatcaGTTAAAATGGCTGGTTTCCAGTTCCCTGTATGACAATTATTGATAActtaaaagcactgaatattcgaaatgaccttgaaaataaatagtttcacttcaatactgtAATAAATGTCCAAAAAAAGCGAAAATAACCTATTGCTTCAATTTCTACAGGCATTACATATCGatcatattaaatgttcggtagtacCAGTAAATAACTAATATAATGAAACTTTAAGTCCTGTAAATATACTTAACCAATCGCAAGTGACAAAATAATAGTTCTATTCATAATCCGCAATAAATTCCAAGAGAATTGAAATAGTGCAGTTGAACAATCGATACAGATTGCATCAGGGAATAATTAACGTAGGTATTGAACgagtacaattaaaattatcagGTGTATTCATGCTAGGCACCTGTGTACGCGCTGGAAACGGTGCTGACACTCTCCAGATAAAGGGGATAGGTGATAATCAAAAAGGTAATGGACACAACCACGGCCAGGAGGGTAGCGACGAAGCTGAATTTTTGCCATGCCACTCGGTCCGTATCGAACAGCTTATCTGTGGTCTGATAAGCGACATATGGCGACTCCTCTGTGTCCGTGTATTCCTCGATCTCGACGTCGCTTCCTGTGCAACGGAGTTCCTCTTGCTCCTCGTCGTCGACCATCGTCGATACGCAACCCCCTAGCCCCGCCATCATGAAGTCTGTGAGTTTCACTCTGGCTAAAAGTgaaaaaatcaaacaatgaaaatatatgaagagATTAATAGAATGATAATTAGTACAgtgttatttgaatatttgtagcTTACAGAAATCTCTGATGAATAGCAAAATATTGTACAGCAGCAAGttagtataatattaagaaacaagtaataatgaaatactacaatgcttaacacgttaagcgccatgtcagccactggtgactgacgtttctgaatgactaaaaaacaatcgtgaCATATAAGACAAccgatttgaaataaaaatgtttaataaggcaactaagttgataatagtgtaacgcaaacgtagCAACGCCaaacatttcataataattccTACTTTTcattgctacaaaagacaaaatCTATgagaaaacgcttaagattttcgtggcgcttaacgtgttaataatacttaggtattattatattaaagtgaattaagtTTTGTAGCTTATAATAGGATTCGATCAATAGTAACATATTGGTAGAGCAGCAAGTTactaaaatattagtaaaataatttatgactaataatttattggtaaaCGAATAGTAAAAGATTGTATAGCAATAAGTTGTTGTAATATTAAGTAACAGAGGTATTGTAAGATTTGTAAACTAAtgattttggaatatttatagCTTATAAAAAGTTCTGACGAATAGCAAAATATTGCACAATAGtaagttattataatattaaaaaaggtaataaaacagtatttaataataccgaggtgatattatattaaaataaattaagttgttaaaatatgaaaaaatattgaactataatattataaaacaattagaTAGTACAACGTATAAAGATATTGTCGAATTTcatgtttatatataatattatactgttactttgaaactttcctaaataagtataatatacatttagTCTATTtcgtattcattatattatagttaCAGTCAAAACACTATCACAAAATATAATCTCTGAATAGACTCATAAAAATGGGAAACAACCTAAACATCAGTAGTctacttaattaataatttaatcatctgATTAACAGAGTGATTAGTTACAATAAAGATCCATCATCCAGGATGACACAGCATGGAAACCAGACTGTTCAGAATAAATACGGACAAGGATAATAAACGAGACGCGTTGCCCCATTAATTACTGCAATATTAATTGTAGGAGTTAACGATGAAGTATTTCTCTAATTACTTTCTCAGTTACAACAAAAAAGGAGGAACGCTGCAGAAACGACCTTTTATAATTCCTCTACCCATCTTCCGTTTGCGCAACGAGCAGATCATTCATTTCAATGGTAATTTAATCATTGCTTGAACAGAAGCAAAACGAAGATTCATCATTGGCAAATGCACCGCTCCTAAATTGCATTCATTAACCATCTTCTATTTAAACTGCCTGCTCCTAATTGAAACGTGATTTCACTACTTCATCCATGTACAGAAGAAACGTAGCTAATTCCTTGACAAAGGGTTGCTCAGACAGATTAACTATCCATTCTTACTCGAACTTTACTGCTCTTACATTATTTCATTACCATCTTCATATTTAGGTCAAATGTTGCAGAGAACCGACCTGAGCATCGCATCCGAAAGTTGAAACAATccgaataatgaaaatgaaattcacgaGAAGTATTTTAATCCTTCCAGATAACACTcggtgtaattataaattagttaGTGAAATATCTCGTTGGGAATCCTATTACAATGAAAACCTTGGAATCCAGAATTGAGGAAGAAAAATCAAATTCTTGGCATTTTGATATTACTTTCGTCTGTTGtatatcttaaaattaaaattgtcagtttaatattttaacatcaacatcatatattctatatttcaaaatttaaattatctattctacatgtaaaaatttaaattgtatattctatatttaaaattttaacttatctattctatatttaaaaattttaattatacaattccCATGTTAACATTTCAGCTagctattttctattttcaaatataaattatctatttcctattttaaaatttaaagtatctattttatattctgGGATTCAAATTGTATACtttctattttaaaaactaaCTGATGAGAATTGTCaacttttgttaaatattttcaagctACTTGCTTCTGTAACAACTAAACCattaaaaatctaaaataaatgaCTTGAATCTCTTGATATCAATTGCTATACAcgtttacaaaaattttactTCAACTACTGTCACATTTGAAAGTATACATTGACAActcaattgatttaataatttgtcAGAAAAGTACACCTGATCTTTCAAAATctatagtaaaaaatatttgttacatccATTCAGTATTTCTTAACATTTATTCATTActtcagaaatattaaaaaaaataaacacgaGTTGCATTCTTTTCACGTAATTGACATATCAAATActaaataatcaatttcaaaaagtgctaaagaattatataaatctttaacAGATTCAGTAACACAATTTGTCCATAAATCTTTATCTTGTTAATGCCAAAAAATATCCACCCACTCAACCGTGAACTGTTCATCAAcaacgaaattcaatttatcGGCGAAACAAGTTGCAGAAACCGCTAGAACTTTTTGCAGGATAGAACTAACACGAAACAATTTCGACCTGGATTTGTTTTTCATTCCGCGCTGTTTTTCCGACCTTGCTGAAGACGATTAACGAGCCCGTTGCATGCACACGATCAGCCGTGCACCCTTTTCGCCCCGCTTTGCTTCCCGCGCCCTTTAGATTAGATAACTCGCACCCTTATCGATGCAACCGGATCAGGGAATTCCCAAAGCGTTCACACAGCAACACTTCAGTACGAACTTATTCGACGTGTCTAcaatttaaaatgaagaaagtcagaattcaaaaaaattttaattgcaatgcAGAAGTCACCTAACAAAGAAAATTGTGGTTAGCATGAACATATTTAGGAACAAGgaattttttctattaacaGAAGAATTTATGAGCAAATGGAAATTATGTTTGAAATGAGGATCTTTAGAAGTGAAGAAAATCGTATTCAAAGTAAAGAAATTTATGCGTAAGGAAACTGTTTCTTGAATAGAAGAATACACggtcaaatgtaaatatttcttcaaaCGACGTTGTAGATAAGAAAAAACTGAACTTAAAATAGAGCAATTTCGGAACGGGggatattttctttaaataaaagaatttatgaGCAAAAATAGTTTTTTCTTAAACGAAGCAATTTAAAAGCAAAGGAGGTCGTATTTAAAGTAACGAAATTCATGAACAAGGAATATCTTCTTGAAATAAgagaatttaaaatgaaaaaaattttttttgacGACGAAGGGTAGAAGCaaaggaaattatatttaaaataaagaatattataaacaaagaaTATTCTCATTAATTAAAGAAACGTATGACGTAAACGAAtttgttgcaaaaaatatcTGCAAAGGCAAAGAAAgtagtatttaatataataacgaaattaaaaggtagagaaaattttgtttgatataataaaataaagagagCTTCTCTAGAAACAGATTGTCTAATCtcaacaaaaaaaagaaatactaaaTAGAAAACTTCCAACCGTAGGTtataaatcttgaaaataataattgtttacattacagtgtaggaaaagaagaaagatgTGCTACTGAAGTCAAAAATTAtggagtgtgtgtgtgtaaaGCAGTGGGCGATCGACTAGTGtaaatatttcctttaattaGTGGCTCTTGTGTGAGTTTCCAGAAAAGGAAATAGAATAAAGTTTCCAGAAGTGAATAGAAGACAAATAGAGAGAAACACCGACGGGGCACAAGCGCGAGCAACGTCGACCAATTTATCACGGAAACGACGACGATATCTTTGATAACGGTCCAATCTATATCAGCCATCATAAGCGCAACGATATATGTGAAACGGCACGGCAGAAACAGCGGAATTTTAGAGACAAGGTGTAATCTAGTGGATAATCACGTATGAATTTATCTCACTGGTGACATTATCAAGTTATTACGGGCGAAATGACGGAATTCCAAATAGAGATCACTTAAACAGTGCTCCACGCTCTGTGAAATGATAGTCCAAAGGCCGTGATTTATACTtgaataattcacttcgttGAAT
The window above is part of the Nomia melanderi isolate GNS246 chromosome 2, iyNomMela1, whole genome shotgun sequence genome. Proteins encoded here:
- the LOC116426027 gene encoding uncharacterized protein LOC116426027 isoform X1 — its product is MMAGLGGCVSTMVDDEEQEELRCTGSDVEIEEYTDTEESPYVAYQTTDKLFDTDRVAWQKFSFVATLLAVVVSITFLIITYPLYLESVSTVSSAYTGLLFTALSSTCILGIACFVVGRVSPPPALIPNSMRIKIPRCALLKISFVYALSGILITLCLDQSRVLCHLQDPIKGITLVFSLVYYFFFCRKMMSLQRIFSSTTIIVGLFISVDYGLCDEFRCRGREVSAHTASVRGSWGVRAIWTFVYVGALAAFAMFFTLLEGHYTTEQQNMCQIVASQQSSFLYTVSRLVSSRDIRRRGSEEEGGRLLHVTDPDPTIKPKHIPKPPILETLFYIHLIAFFAILSMCWLDTLPGIGRGLSPVELYQTLEHGLTCHFKNPESCSNIATHGWTFLIAYTVFSISALNFLSMNESAVFTVATATVSLPLSGIWWSIYKMDIGVHGGFISWSPGVTGELICALLGLPVVLLGLGLLVRSHFRDSQPCYLTMQPPDVQYEPSQR
- the LOC116426027 gene encoding uncharacterized protein LOC116426027 isoform X2: MMAGLGGCVSTMVDDEEQEELRCTGSDVEIEEYTDTEESPYVAYQTTDKLFDTDRVAWQKFSFVATLLAVVVSITFLIITYPLYLESVSTVSSAYTGLLFTALSSTCILGIACFVVGRVSPPPALIPNMMSLQRIFSSTTIIVGLFISVDYGLCDEFRCRGREVSAHTASVRGSWGVRAIWTFVYVGALAAFAMFFTLLEGHYTTEQQNMCQIVASQQSSFLYTVSRLVSSRDIRRRGSEEEGGRLLHVTDPDPTIKPKHIPKPPILETLFYIHLIAFFAILSMCWLDTLPGIGRGLSPVELYQTLEHGLTCHFKNPESCSNIATHGWTFLIAYTVFSISALNFLSMNESAVFTVATATVSLPLSGIWWSIYKMDIGVHGGFISWSPGVTGELICALLGLPVVLLGLGLLVRSHFRDSQPCYLTMQPPDVQYEPSQR